The region AGATTGTCATTGTCAtgtacagtaaaaaaattgattttataataacattacaATATTCTTGTCTTACCTGAAATATAATACTCGCTGACAAAATagcagagaaaaaaataaactaaaattgaGTAAATTTTGATTGCTGATAGGGCCATAAACCAACAGCAAGCAATAGAAGTCTAATAAGACTGTAATATTGAGCTCCTAGATGTATCATTTCTCTGTGAGCTTCTAAGCATTACTGCGAAGACTGGAGACATCAATGAGTATGCGTTCCCCTACTCTTTTCGCTGTCGATggaatattttacatcttatattttctgatatataaatttcaacgcaaatttcataatttatctcTATAATGTTGATTGCGTAAAAGTTTGCTGGAACATCTAAATGCTcttaattctataaatttctCAGCAAATTGCGGATATTAATGTTATCGATTTACCGCTAAAGGTATCTCGACAGATGTATTTTTCTCACGAAATTGAGCTACTCGCAAGAAAACCGCGCAGGcgtattttctctctctctctctcagcaCCGAAACTTCATTTCACTGCAAGCATTCGTGGGATACACTTCCTCAAGAGTCCTCAAGAGTCCTCGAGAGGGACGTCTCTCagctgaaattttttttatgccggatTTATCTGGGATAAAACTTTgtaagattaatatatatttttaaacttgaaattaaCGATCAGCGCAATtcttatgtttaataaatgttaggtattaatcttttatagcTATCCCATTGTCTGTAATTACATCATTCACTGCTGGTAatattcctttctttttatttcttaattttcagcacatacattatttattaactaaaaCTTAcaacttaaatatttacatatatatcaagacaaaataaattaattaaaaataatgtttaatttaatatgtaagtAACACATTGCGCACTGAAAAAATCTTACTTTGTAacaatataaagtatttaaacaTACGTTGttcatatttcaattaaagCTAATACAATGACCAATTTCAATGCACTGCAAATACTTATGATACCAATATCTTGATTTGAATATCTTATTTACCTCATTTACCAGGAAAATGACTATCTGCATTACATGttcaaaaaagatatacattttttaaccTTGAACACATCGTTATTTCTTCATTAACTATATCTTCAGTatggtaataataaattaatgtttattttgttatcgTGTAGAATGTATAAgagtaaaataagataccgaAGCCTTCACTAGCTGCAGTTATATACATACTCTTTTATTGCATTCATGTATAAGTTActattcgtaaaatattttacgaaatattacCGTGGCAAAACCTTCCAAGAATGCATCAAATActccattaatatttaaagaaaattcttTGGCTCTTCTTAGCAACAGCAACAGTATCATTCTTTGTATATGTAAAGGGGTTCTGTATTACTGAACGTTATATCTACGAGACTGAATATAGATAGCAGATCACCAATTTaaaacaagaatttttttattaattaattttagcgTATATAGGATGATCCattttaaactataaataaaaatatcttgaaaataactttgagttaaaaaaattgaacacATGGATGTTGAAAGGGTTCGAAGGAGTCGTTAAAACATCGcagaaaaaattcaatagGTGGAAAAATCTTGAAGATTTCAAGattatcttaatttctttaaataaaacccagtactttttttattacgtgaTGAAGGAGCGTGGAGAGACAAATTCATTCATATCAAAGAATTATTGCGCAcaggtaataattaaaaatacgaacgTACGTTTGCGCACGTAGCCTTATTACGCACAAACATATGACTTTGTTGCAGATTGCACGCACATGActttattgcgcacatacacattgcacacataatgTTATTGCTCTAGTTTTATGGGCAAGATTCCGATAATTGTGGCGTCacaatgtaaaagtgatttctGAAGGTATTTTTAGCGAACAATAATTAGCgagaaaaatacttaaaaaattccacGACCAATAGATACCATTAATAAGCAATATTGACGCCAATACTGAATAGTGCACGCTAGATCTCGAATCTATCATAAATGTAAATGGAAATGTGCGGTGGACCTCGCTTCACGTAACTTAAAACCTACTTGGAATAGTACTAGCTTGGACCTTGTTTCGCCCTGCTGCACAAGAGGGTGTGAGATAGACCTCACTTCACGTACGGTAAATTGAAAACCCGAACCGTACAATGATAGACCTCGTTTCGCCCCTATAAGCAGAGGTGGGATGGGTAAACCTCGCTTCGCGTAGAAATCCGTGTATATGCGCAATAAAGTCATATGTGCATTATGTGAGCAGTAACGTTATGTGTGCAAAAGATATGTGCGCAAAATAGTCGTGTGTGCAaagtgttaatataattttcttattttatgtgcGTAATATAGTTACGTGTGCAATCTGCATGTGTGCAATAAAGTCATGTGCATAATAAGGTCATGTGCACAAACGCAcgtatgtgcgcaataatgctTGTAGACAATCGCTCTGTAAGCAATCGGGAATGTTGGCAAATAGCACCCTCCCTTCATAACAAGTTGCGCGTTGGAAAAATCTTACATAACGGCAATAGAAAACATTTCAATACATTATGCGCTATTTATATGTGAACTATAACTAGTACAATGACCGATTACGATGCAATGGATAAACATAAAGTATCAATTGATTTGATCTTCTCTTttagcataaaaatatttatccacacgtttaaagatatatctatttattttctaagcatataaatacacattCGTCTATTTAACTATATGTTCTCACCATGgtattattaaattcgtaTATGTTTCATGAATGTGTAGAATatataacagtaaaataaGACACTGAGGCTTTCACTAACTGCAGTTAAAAacatacttatttattttatatatgtatactaacttaaaatatttttagaaatattaccGTGGCGAAATTTTCTATGGATCCATAGTATAATCCACTGACACTTAAAGTAAATTCTTTAGATCTTCTTTGCaacagaaataatatcattCTTTGTACGCGTAAAGGCGCTCTATACCATTGAATGTTGTATCtacgaattaaatataagtacaTAGCATATCACTGATATCACTATAACTTAAGATAGGAATTTTTTATGAGTTATTTTCGGCATTCATGTTATTTGTAtactgatttaattaatatgcaaCAGATCAATTTTCAACATGTATTGTTGCTCTTGCTGAAATAAGAACGTTCATACGTGATCtcttaaatatagaatttttataagagtGTTTCTCTTACGCAGTAACGAATATATGATTATTGTGATTGATTATGCTTTGTCCGATATAGTTGgctataaacatatataagaaGCTTGTAAGCGCATACACGAAAGGCAGTAAAAATTCTTTGATGTTATTTTTAGATGCTGCTATCTGGAAAatctaagaaattttatagaaattatcaACCTCATGCGTATATgtacgttttaattattaacctAAGAATAATACACACTAAATTTTTCTCACTTATAAAGCTACGACTGCacgaataatttatacaagtagtttatgcaaaaatgaaaaattgttataaagcATTGGTATTAATGCAAATGCTAATACGTCCTGTTTTGACATAAATATATGAGGGTTGTTTCCGAATTACGTagatttgaaataattctcagcaagttttgcaataaaaatccgGCAAATTTGCATACATGATATGTACTTGCAAGGTTAATATGTTTTATGATGAAGTGTGCATTGAgctatattttatgttatttttcttcCTATGATATCTACAGATATGTGAGTGCCCGAATagctacaaaaatattgagaCACAGGATAATTTTATCCTTCACCTGCCGCGGCCGGGGTCCTTCGGCTGGCGGGGCTCTACTAATTTATCcggcaataaataataataaataataataagtaataattaataatcaataatctgggcaataatatataaataatctagGCGCCAATCAGTTTTAAAAGAGAACTgataaacttataatttaatgaaattccGCGTGAGACGACACAAGGAGGGTTCAGTTGGAGGACTCGtgaaataaatagttttgtAAGACTGCTATTATTGTAGTAATTATTGCTtgaaacaaagaaatataatttattctcgaCTCACTCGACTATGTACAGGCTTCTTCAACTAACCTGTCTTCGATcacaattgaaattttaattttattattacactaTACAATTTACACTATAATATTTCCTCGACTAGCCGCTTCAACAGACGGAAGAAAAGTGTTCTTCCTTGCTTCCTAACGGCAGCGCGCGGATCGTTTTCCTCCCCAGTTTCCTAATCTAACTCCTATATGGATCTATCAATACGGATCGATATTGATCTTTTCGCGCACGCGCGTTACCGTTTATAAAGCTCCACGGAGCTCGCTAATAACGAATAACGCAAAACACAACAAACATTCAAATGAGACAAACAGAGGATACATACTACATACATCGACAATTAAACAAATGGACAAGTTTTGACGACTCTTCGAGGAGTAAATGAGTCAAGTGTTGACGTCAGgggaaattttacttttcctGTCACACTATGCAATAAGGAAATGAAAATTACGACTTGAAAAAAGAACAAGGTGGCCTCGATACAACCTTGGCTATATGCTATTTCTAATATCAAACTGTTCAGACCGTTAAATGGACTCattgaaacattataatttttgtctcAAACATTCTTTTGTAAAATGCTTTCACTCTGAAATATCGGACCATTTTTGGGACTTTTCGAACACCTTGAATATAGATACATTCTGTCTCGCTACCCATGTCGCGGACGCGTACATATGGCGCGAAACACTGTCATGTCTCttgatagatttattattaatatataatttcgatGCAAAACCGAAAACTTACCTTGAACAGATTGAGGCTAAagcaaattattatacatcCCGTAATACAAAATACCATGATTTCGAATTTGGACATTAAATGCTTGGTTAAtcttcaaaaacaaaaaaaatattacttaatatattgCACGATTATTATTAGTGTGGATACAAACTTCATAGCTTGACGATGAATGTTCACGGCACAAATTATACTCTCGGTCATCAAAGTCTTATTCTTTAAcgtaatattttgtagaatatCGATGTTTATTGCATGCTGAATACGAtagctataaatatttgtgttttaatcACACAGTAACTCacaatagtaaaatttttctgcAAAAACACACCTCCACACAAGCttgttttaatgtaatatgatttatataaataacaaattttgtataacaatttaaattattgggCACATTTTTATCTCCACATTCATACCTAGCAATTCTAAGCATTCCACAGGCATGCTCAACATAACTAATGAGCATGGTACCTGTTCCCAACATTGTAACCATCCCAAAGCAAAATACTGCATTGATGTGCAAcagaatcaaataaaaatacttttgctGATCAATGAAATATtccgtaataattaaataatatggtTCAGATGCATTCATTGGTAAATTAACATCAACTATATTTGACCAAATTTGAACTATAATAATACTGAATGCTGAGCAAATTCCAACTACTAAGAAGGTAAAAagaatatgttatttaaattcttatagtatataaaatcggTTTATGTACgccatatattataatataatttttaattttattaaaatcaaattttactgtaaaattaataactatatttttcacacacgtgataagtattttaataaattcatttaatAAGACATGTAtaagtatgtaaaaaatactatgatttctttaaaatcgaTTTGTCTCCATTTGacaacttattgttagatattaaattgaaagtataattacatgcaaaaatcaacaaaataatGTCTTACCTGTAAGTACAATCGTGTAACGTTTCGCGATACAACTATATTTTTCTGCAATAGCAATTTCATTTTCGTCCTTTAATTCGTTATGTATATGTTGAAGCTTCACCAGTAACTTTTTTACCTGTCAGTTTAACAACTTTCTATACTATCTTTGTATacaccaaaaaataatattttttataaaaatttacttgatGGACTAGTTAATCCATATTTAACGGATACTCTGTAAGCCATTAACTTACAGCTCCAATGTTAAGACAGAAtgcgttatattttattatgaatattgCAAAGAAAGTTACGGAAGACAGCACCTTGATAATAAGGTCCGAAGTACATGTTAATGTTATTAACGGTGTtagctataaataaatagtttaatttcatatgtacatataatcaATAGTAACGATTGATACCATATATTTGATACAGAAATCAAATTGCATAATTGTCAGTGGCGTCAGTgctattgaataattaaaacatggtaatttattctataataatgTTCTACTATATTTTAGCTTTACCTGAAATATGATACCCCCTGACAGAATAGCATAGAAGAAAATGAACTGAAATCGAGTAAATTTAGATTGTTGGTAAGGCCATAAGCCGAGAATGAGTAATAGGATTCTATTGATACTGCAATATTGAGCTGGTAGACGTGTCATCTCTCTATAAGGTCCGAAATATTACTGAGAAGATAGAAGACGAACGCAATTATCCCCTTCTTTCTATTGGACGACTAAAAATGCCATATCTTCTATCTTCTAAatgtaaatgcaaattttgtaatttataacgcCTATTTGTGTAAAAGTTTGCCATAAGATCAAATTGCTAAATTCAACCaatttctcattaatatttatgcgaTCGATTATGCGACGCTGAAGGTAATTTGACAGATGTATCTTTCTCATGAAATTGAACTACTTAGAAAAACCACGCAGGCGCATTTCTTCTTTCTTAGCGCCGAAGCTTCAGTCTTGTGCGCGCACTCATAAAATACACTTCGTTCTCGAGTGGGATGTCTCTTACCTTTAATCTATTCGATGCCGAATCTAACGGTCataaatgagattatattgcgttaaacaaAAGAAACTTGCATGAATGAAGTCATTTAATATAGTTAAACGAAGTTTTATATAGTTCAACAAATTGAGAAAAagaagttgaaataaaaagttgaaattcttataagaagattatagattgctacgtatatatgttacgggAACTGTTGTTAATCAGGCATTAACGTTAATTTACGAGATAACAATCTCATGGGCGACAACGTTATTGGCCAGACTATAACGTTAATTCCCAATTTTATTTGAGAGTTGTGAATTTGGACGATATTTACCACATTGTCACACATGCCCGCACATTCTCGTTACTGACCAACGCTTATTGGGCAATGtcgacattaaaaaaatatataaactatttttacttacataaaatctttattttcaacattatttgTTGTTAAAGCTCAAACTGGCATATATAGCATTTTGAATTACCCAGTTTATCGCTAGCTCGACACTTGCATTTTTACGAGAGAAGAGTGATAGAGACCGCAGCGGTTTAACGTTAATTCTCAATGTTGCTGGGAAAAAAACGTTAAGGGCCGGTCTTCAACGTTATTTCTCAAGATAACATAACAACATTTctcgtaatatatatacgtatatgagTTTTATTTGACACTTCGTTTTTTTCTGTATAAGTACAatgaaattatgtaaatataatgttCAACGCATAACAAATTGCGCGTGAGAAAATTAGTTaaagacaaataataaatatttaaatgtttacacACTATCTATACATAAATTACAGCTAgtacaaatatgtaatttcgACACATTGCAAAAACctgaaatacaaatatttcgccaaataagaaacatttcgttagaaaattaataacaattaagaattttaatcgaCTCGTCTAATCGactaaaatgcaaatattttgatttaaataacatcAATCGTTTTTTGTAGCAACAAAACATCTAACTACCTTacatacacaaaaaatatgtctatattatctaaaatctaAACGAAAATACTAATGTAAATAAGCATAAACTTGTCTAGTCACATCCTCATTAtggtattattaaatttgtatttacttCATTACCGTGCAGACTGTATGACAGTGAAATAAGATAATGAGGCCTTTACTAGCTGCAATTAtaaacattctattttattaaatccatgTGTAATATAGTACTgccgaaaaattatacgttatatTACCGCAGCAAAACATTCCATGGATGCATCAAATAGTCCGCCGACACTTAACATAAATTCCTTGGTTCCTCTTTGCAGTAAGaataatatcattttctgTATAGGTAAAGGAGTTTTATACCACTGAACATTGTagctacaaaaataaaaataatttgctaactggagataaaaatttggttATTAGTTTATTGCTAGaagctatataattttttctatatcaaGTCATCTTCAGCACTGTTACGCACGGCCACTGAAAAAGGAATCTCTCTACGCTCTctatcatatatgaatatttcttaCGCAGTAGTGAATACGTGATTATTGTGATCAGTTATAATCTGTCCCATTAGATTAGccaaaaacatatattataagataGATACTGACACATATAGAAATGGCAGTATAAGTTTCtcgatattattttcgaaTGATACTATCTGAAAtgtgaaaaaacaaatttcattagaattattaggctctgaaatatatatatccaccAATGACTGCGCAATAAGTTATGTTCATTCTGAGAGCACTGGTAGGTGATTTATACAGATAAGTGATATTAATGTGAAACACTGATTAAACATCATAATCAAACGTCAATGAGAATATATTCTACTGTAACATAATTGTAAATGTTGTTTCacgattattacatttatttgtaatattgcTCATTAAGTTTGTCAATTAAAATGTCACGCGAAATTGcataagtatattaaataccTGCAACATTACTGCGTTTTTTACAATAGAgtgcatatttattattttccttcttatgtcattttgtatttgaaatGTTGCACTTGTTATCtgtatgttatttataacaaaaattttattgaagacTTATAATTTTGACATGTCTGCCTTGTCGATTTTTGTCATTTGCTGAGCAGTATTACTAATAATTTCGAAGTAAAtttcacatataattatacgataCAAGTAACTTACTTGATACAAGTTAAGAGTCAAAGAAGTCACAAAACACactattaaacaaaaaaacattatCTCCAATTTTGACATTAAGTGCTTGTTCAatctttaaaaacaaaaaaaatgttatttttattattgcgtGAATATTGTCATCGTAGATACAAACTTTATAGCTAGCCGATGAATGTCGACGGCACAAATTGTGCCCTCAATCATCAAAATCTTATTCTCCAGCGTAATATTTTGTCGactgttaatatttattgcatgtTTGATACGAtaactgtaaataattgaGTCGTAATTCATCGAGtgatgcaattttatttcagttaaaAGTATCTATATGTTACagtcaaagcccgaaacgcaggcattcctaggattgactagtcaatcctgggAAACGACCAAGCGTCTtggtcaaagcccgaaataaGTTTTGCGTTTCGGCTTTTGACTAGTCAATTCTAGGAATAACTAATACGGTTAGTAAAAgttagaaactaaagaaaaatcacttcggactttgactagtcaatcctaggtgtGGCTTAATTCGGACTGTGTgactgttaacaaataaaatcaagattttttttactaaattaagttCTTATTGTTAACATAATGTagcattttatttacttttttactctTGTACATAGTTTTTTCTCCttaagtttaaaaatgtaGCTTTGGcaaaatattggtttaaagcgctttaaacagttaaatacttttaaagcgcgttatctaacctatgtagattaatgacgcgctttaaacagttaaatacttttaaagcgcgtcatctaacctatgtatgtagtatttaactgtttaaagcgcgtcactaatcgaCATAGGTTaaatgacgcgctttaaaagtatttaactgtttataataaagcatgtcactaatctacataggttagatgacgcgctttaaaagtatttaactgtttaaagcgcgtcactaatctacataggttagatgacgcgctttaaaagtatttaagtgtttaaagcgcgtcaaacaaaactaaacaaaaaagtgtatgcgtgaacatttcgacatatatattagtcatttataccttccaatactcaaaatagctgctatattttctaaacttttttttgttaataactttttaacaaacaatGACCCCCGACTAAATAAAAAGCTACATTATGTTAACAATAAGaacttaatttagtaaaaaaaatcttgattttatttgttaacaatcACACAGTCCGAATTAAGCCACACCTAGGAATGACTGGTCAAAGTCCgaagtgatttttctttagtttctaactttgaccagccgtattagttattcctaggattgactagttaAATGCCGAAGTGacttttctttagtttctaactttaaccagccgtattagttatttctaggattgactagtcaagagccgaaacgcaaaacttatttcgggctttgaccaAGACGCTTGGTCGTTCCCCAGGATTggctagtcaatcctaggaatacctgcgtttcgggctttgactataacatatacacaaatgtttttttaatatgtttatagatataaacttttagttacatttcatattaataaagtCATTTCAGTGTTTGTACCTAGAAATTCTAAACATTCCACAGGTATGCTGCAAACATGCAATGATCATTGAACCGATTGCTACCCATACAGTCGCTCCAATGCAAATAGCTGCGTTGATGTGCAatgtaatcaaataaaaatacttttcttgATCAATGAAATATTCCATCGTAATGAGAAAATGGTATCGAGATACGTTCAACGGTAAATCAACATCAATCATATTTGtccaaaattgaaatataataataataaatactccACAAACTCCCAATgctaaaaaaacattagaaagtaatttttatttaaattgttgtgTATAACGTTATtcagttaatttatattttaccacTCGTATATTATGAAACATTTTGAATTCGGATAAAATCAAATCTCCTGAtagctaattattttttcaatttgctgTATAGACACATTTGCTGTTCATGGCTAATGCATATACGTGACAATCCCGAGTCAAAAATATAGACCCTCCGTACCGCCTGATATCGCACATCGCACTCTCCTTGAACGGAATGAacggataaatattttaatatacttatgtaagttataaagatatattctgacattaaatattatttaaattttaattaaactttttaaatatctacaaCAGCTTTTTTCCAAAGATTCATATTTCGTGCCATTttctgatattatattttttgtaggtAAACAGGCGCGTATAGTTGACGCcttttttgtatcttttttttaaagtaaatttttatagatataatgccttttttaagtatattaaatacgattgaTACACACGGTCCGACAATAAAATAGGAGCGAAGAGTCGTcaccggggcggagtcgtcattgcaattatctcgaaatctgtatgttgtgtgaactTGCCATTAATACTCGCGTAAACGCGGCTTATGGTGCCTACGTAACCAACGGAGTTTAATGAGATTATGTGCCATGATGTGATTCTTATCgaggcaaacgtgtttttgaaggtcaaaagtaaaattttttgcgcgtcgaaaatttgtaatatcttaaatattattgtgtctccgaatctcaaagtaagtgattctaaatagtaatgcatgctgaacacgaatccaataaagtttttttattttcattgatttttaatattttataagcgaCCAAACTTGAAACTTGTGTCCGGGGTGTGACCAAGCCATATCATGTAGGCTTTTggcgaaaatcaaagtcaaagaagcAGCAATAGTCGGATTCCGGCGAGGACTTgaataatatgtgctgcgtgtgcTCAGAGATGACAGAATAGAGCTGACGAGAAACGTGCGAGCGTAAGACACATAAGTGTGtgcgcttttcttgtaattattttccgccatcgtatttttaattaatgtttctatttttctattaaaaaataattaataaaatgtatcttattattttttatgatcagaattatgaatttttatttaaaattcagtccgagaatggagtgacgactccgccccggaaattttgacattttaatttttggacctttgtcg is a window of Temnothorax longispinosus isolate EJ_2023e chromosome 1, Tlon_JGU_v1, whole genome shotgun sequence DNA encoding:
- the LOC139815216 gene encoding uncharacterized protein isoform X2, whose product is MTRLPAQYCSINRILLLILGLWPYQQSKFTRFQFIFFYAILSGGIIFQLTPLITLTCTSDLIIKVKKLLVKLQHIHNELKDENEIAIAEKYSCIAKRYTIVLTVVGICSAFSIIIVQIWSNIVDVNLPMNASEPYYLIITEYFIDQQKYFYLILLHINAVFCFGMVTMLGTGTMLISYVEHACGMLRIASYRIQHAINIDILQNITLKNKTLMTESIICAVNIHRQAMKLTKHLMSKFEIMVFCITGCIIICFSLNLFKIFQIAASKNNIKEFLLPFVYALTSFLYMFIANYIGQSIINHNNHIFVTAYNIQWYRAPLRVQRMILFLLQRRSKEFTLSVSGLYYGSIENFATLVKASVSYFTVIYSTHS
- the LOC139815216 gene encoding uncharacterized protein isoform X1 gives rise to the protein MTRLPAQYCSINRILLLILGLWPYQQSKFTRFQFIFFYAILSGGIIFQLTPLITLTCTSDLIIKVLSSVTFFAIFIIKYNAFCLNIGAVKKLLVKLQHIHNELKDENEIAIAEKYSCIAKRYTIVLTVVGICSAFSIIIVQIWSNIVDVNLPMNASEPYYLIITEYFIDQQKYFYLILLHINAVFCFGMVTMLGTGTMLISYVEHACGMLRIASYRIQHAINIDILQNITLKNKTLMTESIICAVNIHRQAMKLTKHLMSKFEIMVFCITGCIIICFSLNLFKIFQIAASKNNIKEFLLPFVYALTSFLYMFIANYIGQSIINHNNHIFVTAYNIQWYRAPLRVQRMILFLLQRRSKEFTLSVSGLYYGSIENFATLVKASVSYFTVIYSTHS